From Mobula birostris isolate sMobBir1 chromosome 8, sMobBir1.hap1, whole genome shotgun sequence, the proteins below share one genomic window:
- the nfu1 gene encoding NFU1 iron-sulfur cluster scaffold homolog, mitochondrial isoform X2 yields MASAVDLLLRIHLGQQVKQLRYTKQWNRMGCQNFLLSSPSSFVPSRRMFIQTQDTPNPNSLKFIPGCPVLETGTMDFSAPRSASCSPLARQLFRIDGVKGVFFGSDFITITKTGDDVQWKLLKPDVYATIMDFFASGLPIVTSEDLPSDTAPSEEDDEVVAIIKELLDTRIRPTVQEDGGDVIYKGFENGIVKLMLQGSCTSCPSSIITLKSGIENMLQFYVPEVEGVEQVVDEENENGLP; encoded by the exons atggcatctgctgttgacctgttgctccg gaTACACTTGGGGCAACAAGTCAAACAGTTGCGTTACACCAAGCAATGGAATAGGATGGGATGTCAAAACTTTCTGCTATCATCACCTTCATCTTTTGTTCCCT CAAGGCGTATGTTTATTCAAACCCAGGACACGCCAAACCCAAACAGCTTGAAGTTTATCCCTGGCTGTCCAGTGCTGGAAACGGGAACCATGGATTTCTCTGCGCCCCGCAGTGCCTCTTGCTCCCCATTGGCCAG GCAGCTGTTCAGAATCGATGGAGTGAAGGGAGTTTTCTTTGGGTCTGACTTCATCACCATCACCAAG ACAGGTGACGACGTGCAGTGGAAGCTCCTCAAACCCGATGTCTACGCCACCATCATGGATTTCTTTGCATCGGGTCTTCCTATAGTGACAAGTGAAGATCTGCCTTCCGATACAG CTCCTTCAGAGGAAGATGATGAAGTTGTGGCCATAATTAAAGAATTGTTGGACACCAGGATTCG GCCCACTGTTCAAGAGGATGGGGGTGATGTGATTTACAAAGGGTTTGAAAATGGCATCGTGAAACTGATGTTGCAGGGTTCCTGCACCAGCTGCCCGAGCTCCATCATCACACTGAAGAGTGGAATTGAAAACATGTTGCAGTTCTATGTCCCAGAAGTGGAAGGCGTTGAGCAG
- the nfu1 gene encoding NFU1 iron-sulfur cluster scaffold homolog, mitochondrial isoform X3 gives MAAVKLRQISRSLTSRIHLGQQVKQLRYTKQWNRMGCQNFLLSSPSSFVPSRRMFIQTQDTPNPNSLKFIPGCPVLETGTMDFSAPRSASCSPLARQLFRIDGVKGVFFGSDFITITKTGDDVQWKLLKPDVYATIMDFFASGLPIVTSEDLPSDTAPSEEDDEVVAIIKELLDTRIRPTVQEDGGDVIYKGFENGIVKLMLQGSCTSCPSSIITLKSGIENMLQFYVPEVEGVEQII, from the exons gaTACACTTGGGGCAACAAGTCAAACAGTTGCGTTACACCAAGCAATGGAATAGGATGGGATGTCAAAACTTTCTGCTATCATCACCTTCATCTTTTGTTCCCT CAAGGCGTATGTTTATTCAAACCCAGGACACGCCAAACCCAAACAGCTTGAAGTTTATCCCTGGCTGTCCAGTGCTGGAAACGGGAACCATGGATTTCTCTGCGCCCCGCAGTGCCTCTTGCTCCCCATTGGCCAG GCAGCTGTTCAGAATCGATGGAGTGAAGGGAGTTTTCTTTGGGTCTGACTTCATCACCATCACCAAG ACAGGTGACGACGTGCAGTGGAAGCTCCTCAAACCCGATGTCTACGCCACCATCATGGATTTCTTTGCATCGGGTCTTCCTATAGTGACAAGTGAAGATCTGCCTTCCGATACAG CTCCTTCAGAGGAAGATGATGAAGTTGTGGCCATAATTAAAGAATTGTTGGACACCAGGATTCG GCCCACTGTTCAAGAGGATGGGGGTGATGTGATTTACAAAGGGTTTGAAAATGGCATCGTGAAACTGATGTTGCAGGGTTCCTGCACCAGCTGCCCGAGCTCCATCATCACACTGAAGAGTGGAATTGAAAACATGTTGCAGTTCTATGTCCCAGAAGTGGAAGGCGTTGAGCAG
- the nfu1 gene encoding NFU1 iron-sulfur cluster scaffold homolog, mitochondrial isoform X4 produces MGCQNFLLSSPSSFVPSRRMFIQTQDTPNPNSLKFIPGCPVLETGTMDFSAPRSASCSPLARQLFRIDGVKGVFFGSDFITITKTGDDVQWKLLKPDVYATIMDFFASGLPIVTSEDLPSDTAPSEEDDEVVAIIKELLDTRIRPTVQEDGGDVIYKGFENGIVKLMLQGSCTSCPSSIITLKSGIENMLQFYVPEVEGVEQVVDEENENGLP; encoded by the exons ATGGGATGTCAAAACTTTCTGCTATCATCACCTTCATCTTTTGTTCCCT CAAGGCGTATGTTTATTCAAACCCAGGACACGCCAAACCCAAACAGCTTGAAGTTTATCCCTGGCTGTCCAGTGCTGGAAACGGGAACCATGGATTTCTCTGCGCCCCGCAGTGCCTCTTGCTCCCCATTGGCCAG GCAGCTGTTCAGAATCGATGGAGTGAAGGGAGTTTTCTTTGGGTCTGACTTCATCACCATCACCAAG ACAGGTGACGACGTGCAGTGGAAGCTCCTCAAACCCGATGTCTACGCCACCATCATGGATTTCTTTGCATCGGGTCTTCCTATAGTGACAAGTGAAGATCTGCCTTCCGATACAG CTCCTTCAGAGGAAGATGATGAAGTTGTGGCCATAATTAAAGAATTGTTGGACACCAGGATTCG GCCCACTGTTCAAGAGGATGGGGGTGATGTGATTTACAAAGGGTTTGAAAATGGCATCGTGAAACTGATGTTGCAGGGTTCCTGCACCAGCTGCCCGAGCTCCATCATCACACTGAAGAGTGGAATTGAAAACATGTTGCAGTTCTATGTCCCAGAAGTGGAAGGCGTTGAGCAG